One stretch of Arachis duranensis cultivar V14167 chromosome 1, aradu.V14167.gnm2.J7QH, whole genome shotgun sequence DNA includes these proteins:
- the LOC107472201 gene encoding uncharacterized protein LOC107472201, producing METSKQNLSELDTKVSNLSKTTHSFMQETRSSIQNLEIQVGHLSSRIPERPPNTLPSNTKVNPREECKALNMGKEAIPKEKDVAQDLKEKKAQEETGSTLVHARVMMKEPEVQHLQNVQEEAKDEQLSQFLAVFKKLQIILFAEVLEKKPPCMACLKSIFSEKKALRGDKTIVLTKECSALVQKKLPQKLSDLRSFLIPCTIGTITFEKALCDLGSNINLMPLSVMKKLGIQKVHPTKISLEMATKSLKWAYRVGENVLVKVEDLYLLVDFVVFDTREEKDDSIIIGTPFLATGRALIEVERGELVLRMHEDHLLFKILKLQPLSDRGGTSMQSSVLKLSHSVESYTEPLHIEPKFGVGHSPPTIEG from the coding sequence ATGGAGACGTCTAAACAAAACCTCTCTGAATTAGACACAAAAGTCTCTAATCTTTCCAAGACCACTCACAGCTTTATGCAAGAGACTAGATCTTCAATTCAAAACTTGGAAATACAAGTGGGTCATTTGAGCAGCAGGATACCTGAGAGACCTCCTAACACTCTCCCAAGTAACACAAAGGTCAATCCAAGGGAAGAGTGCAAAGCCCTCAACATGGGCAAGGAGGCTATTCCTAAGGAGAAGGATGTTGCTCAGGAtttgaaggagaaaaaggctCAAGAGGAGACTGGCAGTACACTTGTACACGCCCGAGTAATGATGAAGGAGCCTGAAGTACAACACCTTCAGAACGTGCAAGAGGAGGCCAAGGATGAGCAACTTTCTCAATTCTTGGCAGTCTTCAAGAAGTTACAAATCATTCTTTTTGCTGAGGTGTTGGAGAAGAAGCCTCCTTGTATGGCCTGTCTGAAAAGCATATTTTCAGAGAAAAAGGCCCTGAGGGGAGATAAAACTATAGTGCTGACCAAGGAGTGCAGTGCACTTGTACAAAAGAAGCTACCTCAGAAATTGTCAGATCTCAGAAGCTTCCTGATTCCCTGCACTATAGGGACCATCACATTTGAGAAGGCACTATGCGACCTTGGATCAAATATAAATCTGATGCCTCTCTCTGTGATGAAAAAGTTAGGGATTCAAAAGGTGCATCCCACAAAGATCTCACTGGAGATGGCAACTAAGTCCCTGAAGTGGGCATATAGAGTGGGGGAGAATGTCcttgtaaaggttgaagacctttaccTCCTTGTGGATTTCGTGGTATTTGATACTAGGGAGGAAAAGGATGATTCCATCATCATAGGAACACCATTCCTAGCTACTGGGAGAGCCTTGATTGAAGTAGAGAGAGGAGAGCTAGTCTTGAGAATGCATGAGGATCACTTGCTGTTCAAAATTCTTAAGCTTCAACCTCTCTCAGATAGAGGTGGTACTAGCATGCAGAGCTCAGTGCTCAAGCTTTCTCATTCAGTGGAAAGCTATACAGAGCCCTTGCACATcgaacctaagtttggtgttgggcattCACCACCCACCATTGAAGGATGA